A genomic stretch from Cellulomonas sp. KRMCY2 includes:
- a CDS encoding SDR family oxidoreductase, with the protein MRTVVITGSASGIGKALKDLLHGRGDRVIGVDLSGAEVEADLAVKTGRRDMVERVTELTGGRIDAIVANAGLVSPCASTIAVNVFGAIATLEGLRPLLRHSDAPRAALTGAMACLLPADAELVDLCLAGDERGALERTAKLLEAGSGDQVFPSSKAALVRWMRRTAPSPAWAGAGIPLNAVGPGVVATPLTRGVISTEGGRKAALARAPMPTGGIMMPDVPARLLAWLVSEENTHVSGQVVYIDGGTDAIMRGDSAW; encoded by the coding sequence ATGCGCACGGTTGTGATCACGGGATCGGCATCGGGTATCGGCAAGGCCCTCAAGGACCTCCTGCACGGACGCGGTGACCGGGTCATCGGGGTCGACCTCTCCGGCGCCGAGGTCGAGGCGGACCTCGCGGTCAAGACCGGACGCCGCGACATGGTCGAGCGGGTGACCGAGCTGACCGGTGGCCGGATCGATGCGATCGTCGCCAACGCGGGTCTGGTCAGCCCGTGCGCGTCGACGATCGCCGTGAACGTCTTCGGCGCGATCGCCACCCTCGAAGGACTGCGCCCGCTGCTCCGGCACTCCGATGCACCGCGTGCGGCGCTCACCGGTGCGATGGCGTGCCTCCTCCCGGCGGACGCCGAGCTCGTGGACCTGTGCCTGGCCGGCGACGAGCGCGGGGCGCTCGAACGGACCGCGAAGCTCCTCGAGGCCGGCAGCGGCGACCAGGTCTTCCCGAGCAGCAAGGCCGCGCTGGTCCGGTGGATGCGCCGCACCGCGCCGAGCCCGGCCTGGGCCGGCGCCGGCATCCCGCTCAACGCCGTCGGCCCGGGTGTGGTCGCGACGCCCCTGACGCGGGGCGTGATCTCCACCGAGGGCGGCCGCAAGGCGGCTCTCGCGCGTGCGCCGATGCCGACCGGCGGGATCATGATGCCCGACGTCCCGGCGCGGCTCCTCGCGTGGCTCGTCAGCGAGGAGAACACGCACGTCAGCGGTCAGGTCGTCTACATCGACGGCGGCACGGACGCCATCATGCGGGGGGACTCCGCCTGGTGA
- a CDS encoding alpha/beta fold hydrolase: MLSICSGRTGRVAWDLHGDGPGVPVLALHGVTDSAECWRPVLPWLADGRAVLAVDARGHGRSDLPAEPFTIAALAADAAAAVRDAVGRPVVVVGHSMGGLVAQELALTAPELVAAVVLEEPAWNRAREVDDAGVPRWLRGTLRSFVGRTQAELEERSQRENPGWPADEHGPWTSSKRQVDQGLADVPHDWAGRVWSEAVGQIGVPVTLLTGEPARGAIVDAQHVERAHELLGPLLTHVPLIGVGHNVRREGRAMFVAAVRRVVSAADSAAG; the protein is encoded by the coding sequence GTGCTCAGCATCTGCAGCGGACGAACCGGACGTGTCGCGTGGGACCTGCACGGTGACGGCCCGGGTGTCCCGGTCCTCGCCCTGCACGGTGTGACCGACTCGGCCGAGTGCTGGCGCCCCGTGCTGCCCTGGCTCGCCGACGGCCGGGCGGTCCTGGCGGTCGATGCCCGCGGTCACGGGCGCTCGGACCTGCCTGCCGAGCCGTTCACGATCGCCGCTCTTGCCGCCGACGCGGCCGCCGCCGTCCGGGATGCCGTCGGCCGGCCGGTCGTGGTCGTCGGTCACTCCATGGGCGGCCTGGTCGCCCAGGAGCTCGCCCTGACCGCGCCTGAGCTGGTCGCTGCCGTGGTCCTGGAGGAGCCGGCCTGGAACCGGGCCCGTGAGGTCGACGACGCCGGGGTGCCCCGGTGGCTGCGCGGCACCCTGAGGTCCTTCGTCGGGCGGACGCAGGCCGAGCTCGAGGAGCGCTCGCAGCGGGAGAACCCGGGGTGGCCGGCCGACGAGCACGGTCCGTGGACGTCGTCGAAACGTCAGGTCGACCAGGGCCTGGCCGACGTCCCGCACGACTGGGCCGGGCGGGTCTGGTCCGAGGCCGTCGGGCAGATCGGTGTCCCGGTCACGCTCCTGACCGGCGAGCCGGCCCGCGGGGCGATCGTCGACGCGCAGCACGTCGAGCGCGCGCACGAGCTCCTCGGCCCGCTGCTCACGCACGTCCCGCTGATCGGCGTCGGGCACAACGTGCGCCGCGAGGGCCGGGCGATGTTCGTCGCAGCAGTGCGGCGCGTGGTGTCCGCCGCCGACTCAGCCGCCGGCTGA
- the glpK gene encoding glycerol kinase GlpK gives MADHILAIDQGTTSTRAIVFDHAGSVVSMGAKEHTQILPRPGWVEHDPMEIWANVREVVGLALTRANLSHRDIAAVGITNQRETTVVWDRLTGEPVHNAIVWQDTRTQKICDGLAALGGGADRYRERVGLPLATYFSGPKIRWILDNVAGVRERAERGELAFGNTDAWVLWNMTGGIVGGVHATDVTNASRTMLMNIDSLTWDAEIAAEMGVPLSLLPEIRSSCEIYGTGRPGGMVPGVPIAGVLGDQQAATFGQACFAVGTAKSTYGTGNFMLLNTGTTPIRSTHGLLTTVCYKIGDQPQVYALEGSIAVTGSLVQWLRDSLGLITDAAEVEALAASVPDNGGAYFVPAFSGLFAPYWRSDARGALVGLTRYVTKGHIARAALEATAFQTREVLDAMNADAGVDLTELKVDGGMVANELLMQFQADILGVPVIRPQVTETTALGAAYAAGIAVGFWSGEADVVANWALGRRWEPSMDDAARARTYRNWKKAVTKTFDWVDEDVD, from the coding sequence GTGGCTGACCACATCCTGGCGATCGACCAGGGGACCACGAGCACCCGCGCGATCGTCTTCGACCACGCGGGCTCGGTCGTCTCGATGGGCGCCAAGGAGCACACCCAGATCCTGCCGAGGCCGGGCTGGGTCGAGCACGACCCGATGGAGATCTGGGCCAACGTCCGTGAGGTCGTCGGCCTCGCCCTGACCCGCGCGAACCTGAGCCACCGGGACATCGCCGCCGTCGGCATCACGAACCAGCGCGAGACGACTGTGGTGTGGGACCGGCTCACCGGTGAGCCGGTCCACAACGCGATCGTCTGGCAGGACACCCGCACGCAGAAGATCTGCGACGGGCTCGCCGCGCTCGGCGGAGGTGCGGACCGCTACCGGGAGCGCGTCGGTCTGCCGCTGGCGACGTACTTCTCCGGTCCGAAGATCCGCTGGATCCTGGACAACGTCGCCGGCGTCCGTGAACGGGCCGAGCGGGGCGAGCTGGCGTTCGGCAACACGGACGCCTGGGTGCTGTGGAACATGACCGGCGGCATCGTCGGCGGCGTGCACGCGACCGACGTGACGAACGCCTCGCGCACCATGCTGATGAACATCGACTCGCTGACCTGGGACGCGGAGATCGCGGCCGAGATGGGCGTCCCGCTGTCGCTGCTGCCCGAGATCCGCTCGTCCTGCGAGATCTACGGAACGGGCCGGCCGGGCGGCATGGTGCCCGGGGTGCCGATCGCCGGGGTCCTCGGGGACCAGCAGGCGGCGACGTTCGGCCAGGCCTGCTTCGCGGTCGGGACCGCGAAGAGCACCTACGGGACCGGCAACTTCATGCTGCTCAACACCGGGACCACGCCGATCCGGTCGACGCACGGCCTGCTGACGACCGTCTGCTACAAGATCGGCGACCAGCCGCAGGTCTACGCGCTGGAAGGCTCGATCGCCGTGACCGGGTCGCTCGTGCAGTGGCTGCGGGACAGCCTGGGGCTGATCACGGACGCGGCGGAGGTCGAGGCGCTCGCAGCATCGGTGCCGGACAACGGCGGGGCGTACTTCGTCCCCGCCTTCTCGGGCCTGTTCGCACCGTACTGGCGGTCCGACGCCCGCGGCGCGCTCGTCGGGCTCACCCGGTACGTCACCAAGGGACACATCGCGCGGGCCGCGCTGGAGGCCACGGCCTTCCAGACGCGTGAGGTGCTCGATGCGATGAACGCCGACGCGGGCGTCGACCTGACCGAGCTCAAGGTCGACGGCGGCATGGTCGCCAACGAGCTGCTCATGCAGTTCCAGGCGGACATCCTGGGCGTCCCGGTGATCCGTCCCCAGGTCACCGAGACGACGGCGCTCGGTGCGGCCTACGCGGCCGGCATCGCGGTGGGCTTCTGGTCCGGCGAGGCGGACGTCGTGGCGAACTGGGCCCTGGGCCGACGCTGGGAGCCGTCGATGGACGACGCCGCACGCGCCAGGACGTACCGGAACTGGAAGAAGGCCGTGACCAAGACGTTCGACTGGGTCGACGAGGACGTCGACTGA
- a CDS encoding glycerol-3-phosphate dehydrogenase/oxidase, with amino-acid sequence MRTAALTPAARHDALTTLERSTEPGGELDVLVVGGGVTGAGIALDAVTRGLRVAVVEAQDWASGTSGRSSKLVHGGLRYLQMLDFHLVHEALTERDLLLKRLAPHLVRPVAFLYPLEHKVWERAYVGAGVALYDVLASIVPGNRALPWHRHLSRSAMSQLFPDLRHDTAVGAIRYWDASVDDARLVTMLIRTAASYGAHAASRTQVIELTRRSTGAVDGAVVADLETGRRITVRADQVINATGVWTEETEALTGGAGGLRVLASKGIHIVVPRDRIRGDVGLILQTEKSVLFVIPWSRYWVIGTTDTPWEHELTHPVATAADIDYVLEHANAVLADPLTRDDIIGTWAGLRPLLQPGTKAGTSSAKVSREHTVASPAPGLTVIAGGKLTTYRVMAEDAVDFALGDRAAALPSITDRIPLAGAEGHAVLQRQARRIGATYGWDRAMLDHLLHRYGSLLTEVIDLVDADPSLARPLTGAPAYLRAEVVYAASHEGALHLEDVLVGRTRLAYEQRDRGLGAIEEIAVLVGDRLGWTPERRAHEIASYTARCEAEEAASHEPDDAAAEKARLRAADVAPLHELTARG; translated from the coding sequence GTGAGGACAGCAGCACTGACGCCCGCGGCTCGGCACGATGCGCTCACCACGCTCGAGCGATCGACGGAGCCCGGCGGCGAGCTCGACGTCCTGGTCGTCGGCGGCGGCGTCACGGGCGCAGGCATCGCGCTCGACGCGGTCACCCGCGGGCTGCGGGTCGCCGTCGTCGAGGCGCAGGACTGGGCGAGCGGGACGTCCGGCCGTTCGAGCAAGCTCGTGCACGGCGGGCTGCGCTACCTCCAGATGCTCGACTTCCACCTGGTGCACGAGGCCCTGACCGAGCGCGACCTGCTGCTCAAGCGCCTGGCACCACACCTCGTCCGGCCGGTCGCGTTCCTCTACCCGCTCGAGCACAAGGTCTGGGAGCGGGCGTACGTCGGTGCCGGCGTCGCGCTCTACGACGTCCTGGCCAGCATCGTGCCCGGCAACCGCGCCCTGCCGTGGCACCGGCACCTGAGCCGCTCGGCGATGTCGCAGCTCTTCCCCGACCTGCGTCACGACACCGCCGTCGGCGCCATCCGGTACTGGGACGCGAGCGTCGACGACGCCCGCCTGGTCACCATGCTGATCCGGACGGCTGCGAGCTACGGCGCGCACGCAGCGAGCCGCACCCAGGTGATCGAGCTGACCCGACGGAGCACCGGCGCGGTCGACGGCGCGGTCGTGGCGGACCTCGAGACCGGGCGCCGGATCACCGTCCGCGCCGACCAGGTGATCAACGCCACCGGCGTCTGGACCGAGGAGACCGAGGCACTGACCGGCGGTGCGGGCGGCCTGCGCGTGCTGGCCTCCAAGGGCATCCACATCGTGGTGCCGCGCGACCGGATCCGCGGTGACGTCGGGCTGATCCTGCAGACCGAGAAGAGCGTGCTGTTCGTCATCCCGTGGTCCCGGTACTGGGTCATCGGGACCACCGACACGCCCTGGGAGCACGAGCTCACGCATCCGGTCGCGACCGCGGCGGACATCGACTACGTGCTCGAGCACGCCAACGCCGTGCTCGCCGACCCGCTCACCCGCGACGACATCATCGGGACCTGGGCCGGGCTGCGGCCGCTGCTCCAGCCCGGGACGAAGGCCGGGACCTCCTCGGCCAAGGTGTCACGCGAGCACACCGTCGCCTCGCCGGCACCCGGCCTGACGGTGATCGCGGGGGGCAAGCTCACGACCTACCGCGTGATGGCCGAGGACGCCGTCGACTTCGCCCTCGGCGACCGGGCCGCGGCGCTGCCGTCGATCACCGACCGCATCCCGCTCGCCGGGGCGGAGGGGCATGCGGTGCTGCAACGCCAGGCCCGTCGGATCGGGGCGACCTACGGCTGGGACCGCGCCATGCTCGACCACCTGCTGCACCGGTACGGCTCGCTGCTGACCGAGGTGATCGACCTGGTCGACGCGGACCCGTCCCTCGCCCGCCCGCTCACCGGCGCGCCGGCCTACCTGCGCGCCGAGGTGGTCTACGCGGCGAGCCACGAGGGCGCGCTGCACCTCGAGGACGTCCTGGTCGGTCGCACCCGCCTGGCCTACGAGCAACGGGACCGCGGGCTCGGTGCGATCGAGGAGATCGCGGTCCTGGTCGGCGATCGGCTCGGCTGGACGCCGGAGCGGCGCGCGCACGAGATCGCCTCCTACACCGCACGCTGCGAGGCCGAGGAGGCCGCGTCCCACGAGCCCGACGACGCCGCCGCCGAGAAGGCCCGCCTCCGGGCGGCGGACGTCGCACCGCTGCACGAGCTCACCGCCCGTGGCTGA
- a CDS encoding amino-acid N-acetyltransferase, with amino-acid sequence MSAPTATPDHQDRPEQPYSVRSALPRDVREIRDLVAPYADERILLAKEMVGYYEAVQEFVVAQDATAALIGCGALHVMWSDLAEVRTLAVHPAWRGHGVGHALLGELLDRAKALGLQRVFCLTFEIAFFTRHGFRAIAGTPVDTDVYAELLRSHDDGVAEFLDLARVKPNTLGNTRMLIEL; translated from the coding sequence GTGAGCGCACCCACGGCGACACCCGACCACCAGGACCGCCCCGAGCAGCCGTACTCCGTCCGGTCTGCCCTGCCGCGCGACGTCCGCGAGATCCGCGACCTCGTCGCGCCCTACGCCGACGAGCGGATCCTGCTCGCCAAGGAGATGGTCGGCTACTACGAGGCGGTCCAGGAGTTCGTCGTCGCCCAGGACGCGACAGCGGCGCTGATCGGCTGCGGTGCCCTGCACGTCATGTGGTCCGACCTCGCCGAGGTGCGCACGCTCGCCGTCCATCCGGCCTGGCGCGGGCACGGCGTCGGGCATGCCCTGCTCGGTGAGCTGCTCGACCGGGCCAAGGCGCTCGGCCTGCAGCGCGTCTTCTGCCTGACCTTCGAGATCGCCTTCTTCACGCGGCACGGCTTCCGGGCGATCGCCGGCACCCCGGTGGACACCGACGTGTACGCCGAGCTGTTGCGCTCGCACGACGACGGCGTCGCGGAGTTCCTCGACCTGGCCCGGGTCAAGCCGAACACCCTCGGCAACACCAGGATGCTGATCGAGCTCTGA
- a CDS encoding adenine glycosylase — MEHPLVAPVLAWFDEHARDLPWRAPDRTAWGVLVSEVMLQQTPVVRVEPLWRAWMLRWPTAADLAEASTADVLRAWDHLGYPRRALRLQACARVVVERHGGVLPTAPDALLALPGVGTYTAAAVLAFAHGRRAVVVDTNVRRVLGRTVQGTALPPPHLSVGELRRAEQIVPLNDARAAGWSAAVMELGALVCTARSPRCADCPVEQLCAWRAAGMPPDTLGHRRRSQAWAGTDRQARGRLMAALRDASGSVPAAALAEVVTGDEQRERALAGLAADGLLVAEPDGVAGTTYRLPT, encoded by the coding sequence GTGGAGCACCCGCTGGTCGCGCCGGTCCTGGCGTGGTTCGACGAGCACGCGCGCGACCTGCCCTGGCGTGCGCCCGACCGCACCGCCTGGGGCGTGCTGGTCAGCGAGGTGATGCTCCAGCAGACGCCGGTCGTGCGGGTGGAGCCGCTGTGGCGTGCCTGGATGCTCCGCTGGCCCACCGCTGCCGACCTCGCCGAGGCGAGCACCGCGGACGTGCTGCGGGCCTGGGACCACCTCGGCTACCCGCGGCGTGCGCTGCGGCTCCAGGCGTGCGCCCGCGTCGTCGTGGAGCGGCACGGCGGGGTGCTGCCGACCGCACCGGACGCCCTGCTCGCGCTGCCCGGCGTCGGGACGTACACGGCCGCTGCGGTGCTGGCCTTCGCGCACGGTCGGCGCGCCGTCGTCGTCGACACCAACGTGCGGCGGGTCCTCGGCCGGACCGTCCAGGGCACGGCTCTGCCGCCACCGCACCTGAGCGTCGGCGAGCTGCGGCGGGCCGAGCAGATCGTGCCCCTGAACGACGCACGGGCCGCCGGCTGGAGCGCTGCGGTGATGGAGCTGGGTGCCCTGGTGTGCACCGCGCGCTCGCCCCGGTGCGCGGACTGCCCGGTCGAGCAGCTGTGCGCCTGGCGGGCGGCCGGCATGCCGCCGGACACGCTGGGGCATCGCCGCCGGTCGCAGGCGTGGGCCGGGACGGACCGCCAGGCCCGCGGACGGCTGATGGCTGCGCTGCGCGACGCGTCGGGGTCCGTGCCTGCGGCGGCGCTCGCCGAGGTCGTCACCGGTGACGAGCAGCGGGAGCGCGCACTCGCCGGTCTCGCGGCCGACGGGCTTCTCGTGGCCGAGCCCGACGGGGTCGCCGGCACCACCTACCGCCTGCCCACCTGA
- a CDS encoding VOC family protein, whose protein sequence is MGVVISQLCIDSADPVVLGRWWAETLGWAIEDDDPEEVWVAPDGDAQRGILFLRVPEGKTVKNRLHLDLRPENGSDQATELDRLVVLGATRVDVGQGAVPWIVLADPEGNEFCLLRGTPAESAAAG, encoded by the coding sequence ATGGGAGTCGTGATCAGCCAGCTCTGCATCGACAGCGCCGATCCGGTCGTCCTCGGCAGGTGGTGGGCCGAGACGCTCGGTTGGGCGATCGAGGACGACGATCCCGAGGAGGTCTGGGTCGCGCCGGACGGCGACGCCCAGCGGGGGATCCTCTTCCTGCGCGTCCCCGAGGGCAAGACGGTCAAGAACCGGCTGCACCTCGACCTGCGCCCGGAGAACGGCTCGGACCAGGCGACCGAGCTCGATCGCCTGGTGGTGCTCGGTGCGACGCGGGTGGACGTCGGCCAGGGCGCCGTGCCGTGGATCGTGCTCGCCGACCCCGAGGGCAACGAGTTCTGCCTGCTGCGCGGTACCCCCGCCGAGTCCGCCGCAGCGGGCTGA
- the disA gene encoding DNA integrity scanning diadenylate cyclase DisA: MLRSTLAAVAPGTELRDGLERILRGRTGALIVLGHDKVVESICSGGFSLDVEFQATRLRELAKMDGAIVVDRDATRILRAAVQLLPDPTIETTESGTRHRTAERVAKQTGFPVVSVSQSMRIIALYVGDSRYVLEGSDIIQSRANQALATLERYKSRLDEVAGTLSALEIEDLVTVRDVAAVVQRLEMVRRISEEIAGYVVELGTDGRLMALQLDELIGGVGSDRQLVIRDYTETPRTGRTLAEVQAALATLDANELLDLGYIARILGLVTVDDSLDGAVGPRGYRLLSKVPRLPATIVDRLVGHFGGLQKLLAAGIDELMAVEGVGEQRARAVREGLSRLAESSILERYV; this comes from the coding sequence ATGCTGCGTTCAACCCTCGCCGCCGTCGCGCCCGGGACGGAGCTGCGCGACGGTCTCGAACGCATCCTCCGGGGCCGCACGGGCGCCCTGATCGTGCTCGGCCACGACAAGGTCGTCGAGTCGATCTGCTCGGGCGGCTTCAGCCTCGACGTCGAGTTCCAGGCGACCCGGCTGCGTGAGCTCGCCAAGATGGACGGCGCGATCGTGGTCGACCGCGACGCGACCCGGATCCTGCGCGCTGCCGTCCAGCTGCTGCCGGACCCCACCATCGAGACGACGGAGTCCGGGACCCGCCACCGTACGGCCGAACGGGTGGCGAAGCAGACCGGCTTCCCGGTCGTCTCGGTGAGCCAGTCGATGCGGATCATCGCGCTCTACGTCGGCGACTCGCGCTACGTGCTCGAGGGCTCCGACATCATCCAGTCCCGCGCGAACCAGGCGCTCGCGACCCTCGAGCGGTACAAGTCGCGCCTCGACGAGGTCGCCGGGACGCTCTCCGCCCTGGAGATCGAGGACCTGGTCACCGTGCGCGACGTCGCGGCCGTCGTGCAACGGCTCGAGATGGTCCGCCGGATCTCCGAGGAGATCGCGGGCTACGTCGTCGAGCTCGGCACCGACGGCCGACTGATGGCGCTGCAGCTCGACGAGCTGATCGGCGGTGTCGGGTCGGACCGGCAGCTCGTGATCCGCGACTACACCGAGACGCCGCGGACCGGGCGCACCCTGGCCGAGGTGCAGGCGGCGCTGGCCACCCTCGACGCCAACGAGCTGCTCGACCTGGGCTACATCGCTCGGATCCTCGGCCTGGTCACCGTCGACGACTCGCTCGACGGTGCCGTCGGGCCGCGCGGCTACCGGCTGCTGTCCAAGGTGCCGCGCCTGCCCGCGACGATCGTCGACCGCCTGGTCGGACACTTCGGCGGCCTGCAGAAGCTGCTCGCGGCCGGGATCGACGAGCTCATGGCCGTCGAGGGCGTCGGCGAGCAGCGGGCCCGTGCGGTGCGTGAGGGCCTCTCCCGGCTGGCCGAGTCGAGCATCCTCGAGCGCTACGTCTGA
- the radA gene encoding DNA repair protein RadA, which produces MSTTTARSARPRSLRPGYTCTDCGWTASKWAGRCGECQAWGTVVEDSPAGAGPRTAATPPTRGPARPITDIDVEPARARATGIGELDRVLGGGLVPGAVILLAGEPGVGKSTLLLDVASRVATGHGPAGSNGPAGCPRTVLYVTGEESTGQVRLRAERIGALAPGLLLAAETDLGAVLGHLESHDPVLLVVDSVQTIASSLVDGAPGGVSQVREVAAALIAAAKARDIPALLVGHVTKDGNVAGPRTLEHLVDVVCQFEGDRHSRLRMLRATKNRYGPTDEVGCFDLTERGCLELPDPSGLFLSHTVRHVAGTCVTVTLEGRRPLATEVQALVVPTLLSNPRRVTSGVDSSRLAMVLAVLQRRAGVPMADRDVYVSTVGGARLVEPAADLGIALAAASASEDVPLVDQLVAIGEVGLAGEIRPVVGLGRRLNEARRLGFTKAVVPAGTVETGEAPDGLELLEATDVGQALRLARGPRLRPA; this is translated from the coding sequence GTGTCGACGACCACAGCACGCAGCGCCCGGCCCCGCTCGCTGCGCCCCGGCTACACCTGCACCGACTGCGGCTGGACCGCCTCGAAGTGGGCCGGCCGGTGCGGCGAGTGCCAGGCGTGGGGAACTGTCGTCGAGGACAGCCCGGCAGGCGCCGGACCACGCACCGCGGCGACGCCACCCACCCGTGGCCCGGCCCGCCCGATCACGGACATCGACGTCGAGCCGGCGCGGGCCCGGGCCACCGGCATCGGCGAGCTCGACCGGGTCCTGGGCGGCGGCCTCGTCCCCGGCGCCGTCATCCTGCTGGCCGGCGAGCCCGGCGTGGGCAAGTCGACGCTGCTGCTCGACGTCGCGAGCCGGGTGGCGACCGGTCACGGGCCGGCCGGCTCGAACGGTCCCGCCGGGTGCCCGCGCACGGTGCTGTACGTCACCGGCGAGGAGTCGACGGGGCAGGTCAGGCTGCGCGCGGAGCGGATCGGCGCGCTCGCGCCCGGCCTGCTCCTTGCGGCCGAGACCGATCTCGGCGCCGTGCTCGGGCACCTCGAGTCGCACGACCCGGTCCTGCTCGTCGTCGACTCCGTGCAGACCATCGCGTCGAGCCTCGTCGACGGTGCCCCGGGCGGCGTGAGCCAGGTCCGCGAGGTCGCCGCCGCACTCATCGCCGCCGCCAAGGCACGCGACATCCCCGCCCTCCTGGTCGGGCACGTGACCAAGGACGGGAACGTCGCCGGGCCGCGCACGCTCGAGCACCTCGTCGACGTGGTGTGCCAGTTCGAGGGCGACCGGCACTCGAGGCTGCGCATGCTCCGGGCGACCAAGAACCGCTACGGGCCGACGGACGAGGTCGGCTGCTTCGACCTGACCGAGCGGGGCTGCCTCGAGCTGCCGGACCCGAGCGGGCTGTTCCTGTCCCACACCGTGCGGCACGTCGCCGGGACCTGTGTGACGGTGACCCTCGAGGGCCGCCGCCCGCTCGCGACCGAGGTGCAGGCGCTCGTCGTCCCGACCCTCCTGAGCAACCCACGACGGGTGACCAGCGGCGTGGACTCGAGCCGGTTGGCGATGGTGCTCGCGGTGCTCCAGCGCCGGGCGGGCGTCCCGATGGCCGACCGCGACGTGTACGTCTCGACCGTCGGTGGCGCACGCCTCGTCGAGCCGGCAGCCGACCTGGGCATCGCCCTGGCCGCTGCGAGCGCGAGCGAGGACGTCCCGCTGGTCGACCAGCTGGTCGCGATCGGCGAGGTGGGTCTGGCCGGTGAGATCCGGCCGGTCGTCGGCCTGGGCAGGCGGCTGAACGAGGCGCGACGCCTCGGCTTCACGAAGGCCGTCGTCCCGGCCGGAACTGTCGAGACCGGCGAGGCACCGGACGGTCTCGAGCTGCTCGAGGCGACCGACGTCGGCCAGGCACTGCGCCTTGCCCGCGGGCCCCGCCTGCGACCGGCGTAG
- a CDS encoding TetR family transcriptional regulator gives MGEQRQRGRRAGGARARAEIVAAARVEFAERGYDAASVRGIARTAGVDPALVRYYFPGGKPEVFAVAVADRPTDPSQVVAGLLAGGIDGLGERLVASVLDIWDAPGGREQFRIVFGAAAAGQDTLVRDFLVREVFVRVAAAMPGPDAPLRVSLVASQVAGLLVARYVLEVEPIASADAAELVRRVGPVLQHYLEPSG, from the coding sequence ATGGGTGAGCAGCGGCAGCGCGGACGCCGGGCCGGTGGTGCGCGGGCGCGCGCCGAGATCGTGGCCGCCGCGCGTGTCGAGTTCGCCGAGCGCGGGTACGACGCGGCGAGCGTCCGAGGCATCGCCCGGACGGCGGGGGTCGACCCTGCGCTCGTGCGGTACTACTTCCCGGGCGGCAAGCCGGAGGTCTTCGCGGTGGCCGTCGCGGATCGGCCGACCGACCCGTCGCAGGTGGTCGCCGGGCTCCTGGCCGGCGGCATCGACGGCCTGGGCGAGCGGCTCGTCGCGAGCGTCCTGGACATCTGGGACGCCCCGGGCGGGCGCGAGCAGTTCCGCATCGTCTTCGGTGCCGCGGCCGCCGGCCAGGACACCCTGGTCCGCGACTTCCTGGTCCGGGAGGTGTTCGTCCGCGTCGCTGCGGCGATGCCCGGGCCCGACGCTCCGCTCCGGGTGAGCCTGGTCGCGTCCCAGGTGGCCGGGCTGCTGGTGGCCCGGTACGTGCTCGAGGTCGAGCCGATCGCGAGCGCGGACGCCGCCGAGCTGGTCCGCCGGGTCGGCCCGGTGCTCCAGCACTACCTCGAGCCGTCCGGCTGA
- a CDS encoding ABC transporter ATP-binding protein: MGNTDEPVIRIRGLRVVRGGRHGVEVITGMDLDLPAGRLIGLLGPSGSGKTTLMRAVVGVQEVAEGTVEVLGRPAGSPVLRHRVGYVTQAPSVYTDLTVVENLRYFARLLGAVEDDVVRSLRDVDLTALAGRRVGNLSGGELSRVSLAVALLASPDLLVLDEPTVGLDPVLRRDLWSLFRELSDRGTSLLVSSHVMDEAVRCDRLVLLRDGRVLADATLAELLARTGADDVEGAFLTLVEGMTTEGTAR, from the coding sequence ATGGGGAATACTGACGAACCGGTGATCCGGATCCGCGGGCTGCGCGTCGTGCGCGGTGGTCGGCACGGGGTCGAGGTGATCACCGGCATGGACCTCGACCTCCCGGCGGGCCGGCTGATCGGGCTGCTCGGCCCGAGCGGGAGCGGCAAGACGACCTTGATGCGTGCTGTCGTCGGTGTGCAGGAGGTCGCCGAGGGGACCGTCGAGGTGCTCGGCCGACCTGCCGGCAGTCCCGTGCTGCGGCACCGGGTCGGGTACGTGACCCAGGCGCCGAGCGTCTACACCGACCTCACGGTCGTCGAGAACCTGCGCTACTTCGCGCGGCTGCTCGGTGCGGTGGAGGACGACGTCGTCCGCAGCCTGCGGGACGTCGACCTGACCGCGCTCGCCGGCCGTCGGGTGGGCAACCTGTCCGGCGGGGAGCTCTCGCGCGTCTCGCTCGCCGTCGCCCTGCTCGCCTCGCCGGACCTGCTGGTGCTCGACGAGCCGACGGTCGGGCTCGACCCGGTGCTGCGCCGCGACCTGTGGAGCCTGTTCCGCGAGCTGAGCGACCGGGGGACCTCGCTGCTGGTCTCGAGCCACGTGATGGACGAGGCGGTGCGGTGCGACCGGCTCGTGCTCCTGCGGGACGGCCGGGTCCTGGCCGACGCGACCCTTGCCGAGCTGCTCGCACGGACCGGCGCGGACGACGTCGAGGGTGCCTTCCTGACCCTCGTCGAGGGCATGACGACCGAGGGGACCGCACGATGA